A stretch of the Mycolicibacterium celeriflavum genome encodes the following:
- a CDS encoding 3'(2'),5'-bisphosphate nucleotidase CysQ: MTQTDAALAAEVAVEAGELLLQVREELSFYDPYDLGDAGDMRANKLILQRLRERRPDDAVLSEEAVDDVSRVHADRVWIVDPVDGTWEFSLPGRTDWAVHIALWQRDGSPNGRITDAAVALPARKEVYRTDTVKPPPPRADGPILITASANRPPPVLWWLRERMDIQLVRIGSAGAKAMAVVRGDVDAYLHAGGQWEWDSAAPAGVVQAAGLHASRLDGSELIYNRRDPYLPDLLMCRPELSEPLLEGIRSAYQSRWRD, encoded by the coding sequence ATGACCCAGACCGATGCGGCGCTGGCCGCCGAGGTGGCCGTTGAGGCCGGCGAACTGCTGCTGCAGGTGCGCGAGGAGCTCAGTTTCTACGACCCGTACGACCTCGGTGACGCCGGCGACATGCGGGCCAACAAGCTGATCCTGCAGCGCCTGCGCGAGCGGCGGCCCGACGATGCGGTGCTCTCCGAGGAGGCCGTCGACGACGTGTCGCGGGTGCACGCCGATCGCGTCTGGATCGTCGACCCCGTCGACGGCACCTGGGAGTTCTCCCTGCCGGGTCGCACGGACTGGGCGGTGCACATCGCGCTCTGGCAGCGCGACGGCAGCCCCAACGGTCGCATCACCGACGCGGCCGTCGCGCTGCCGGCGCGCAAGGAGGTCTACCGGACCGACACCGTGAAACCACCGCCGCCGCGCGCCGACGGCCCGATCCTGATCACAGCGAGCGCCAACCGGCCGCCGCCGGTGCTGTGGTGGCTGCGGGAGCGGATGGACATCCAGCTGGTGCGGATCGGCTCCGCGGGAGCCAAGGCGATGGCCGTGGTGCGCGGCGACGTCGACGCCTACCTGCACGCCGGCGGTCAGTGGGAGTGGGATTCGGCGGCCCCGGCCGGGGTGGTGCAGGCGGCCGGCCTGCACGCGTCGCGGCTGGACGGCTCCGAGCTGATCTACAACCGGCGCGACCCATACCTGCCCGACCTGCTGATGTGTCGGCCGGAACTGAGTGAACCGCTGCTCGAGGGGATCCGCTCGGCGTACCAGAGCCGGTGGAGGGATTGA